From Pseudomonas sp. FP2335, the proteins below share one genomic window:
- a CDS encoding bifunctional diguanylate cyclase/phosphodiesterase: MEWLGLNFFTELPANGHLLLNCSHNPFLVLLAYLVACAAGFGTLDMAERVGHVEDPTARRRWRWLGAGCLAGGIWSTHFISMLAFQAPIAIHHELFMTFISLLIAMIASLFAMQTLSHPRLRLHQYLLASVWMGLGIALMHYVGISAMRSQAQAYFESALFMASIGIAIGASLAALLLSSYLRNGAGVFHQLLKYAASLVLGAGILSMHFTGMAAMRLIVPTGADLSLPLNNNPIQLGLSVAVITLLVIGSSVSAALADKKLQHKERDLRRVNALLSELDQARASLQQVAHFDALTSLLNRRGFNQIFAEKVAEKTASNGMLAVIFLDIDHFKRINDSLGHDAGDQLLSVLAGHIKGSVRSHEDVVARFGGDEFCILINIHHRDEARHMAQRIMQKMKDPIELAGRRMVMTTSIGISLFPDDGQTCEELLKTADLALYQSKDSGRNTLNFFSSNLKTRAFLELQLEEELRGALRARNQLVLFYQPIFDMKLGKVSRLEALVRWQHPTHGLLAPDRFIGIAESNGLIAELDHWVLRQACHDLSLLSDRGYYELTMAVNCSALNMARDELADEIEDALRFAGVAAHRLELEVTENALMGNISSTLALLRQIRALGVSLAIDDFGTGYSSLAYLKRLPLNTLKIDRSFIQDIPKSTADIEIVQAIIGMAHTLHLQVVTEGVETQAQFELLLKHGCDFVQGYLLSPAVCAADIIGVIQGIERHNPLHALSAAGATDICAPKAPSPGRAGSTSVVRPIR; the protein is encoded by the coding sequence ATGGAATGGCTTGGTCTGAATTTTTTTACCGAGCTTCCAGCGAACGGGCATTTATTACTCAATTGCAGTCATAACCCCTTCCTGGTGCTACTGGCCTACCTGGTCGCCTGTGCGGCCGGTTTCGGTACGCTCGATATGGCCGAGCGCGTCGGCCACGTCGAAGACCCTACTGCACGTCGCCGCTGGCGCTGGCTCGGTGCCGGTTGCCTGGCCGGTGGTATCTGGTCCACACACTTCATCAGCATGCTGGCCTTCCAGGCGCCCATCGCGATTCACCACGAATTGTTCATGACCTTCATTTCGCTGCTGATCGCCATGATTGCCTCGCTGTTCGCCATGCAAACCCTCAGTCATCCCCGGCTGCGCTTGCACCAGTATCTGCTGGCGTCGGTATGGATGGGCCTGGGCATCGCCCTGATGCACTACGTCGGCATATCCGCCATGCGCTCCCAGGCCCAGGCGTACTTCGAGTCAGCACTGTTCATGGCCTCGATTGGCATCGCCATCGGTGCCAGCCTTGCGGCGCTGCTGCTGTCGAGCTACCTGCGCAACGGCGCCGGGGTGTTTCACCAACTGCTCAAATACGCGGCCAGCCTGGTGCTGGGCGCCGGCATCCTCAGCATGCACTTCACCGGCATGGCGGCCATGCGCCTGATCGTGCCCACCGGCGCAGACCTCTCACTGCCGCTGAACAACAACCCCATCCAACTCGGCCTGTCGGTCGCCGTCATCACCTTGCTGGTGATCGGCAGCAGCGTCAGCGCGGCGCTGGCGGACAAGAAGCTGCAACACAAGGAGCGCGACCTGCGCCGAGTCAACGCCCTGCTCAGCGAGTTGGACCAGGCCCGTGCCTCGCTGCAGCAAGTAGCGCATTTTGACGCCCTGACCAGCCTGCTCAACCGGCGCGGATTCAACCAGATCTTTGCGGAAAAAGTCGCTGAAAAAACCGCATCAAACGGCATGTTGGCGGTTATTTTCCTTGATATCGACCATTTCAAGCGCATCAACGACAGCCTCGGCCACGACGCCGGCGACCAATTGCTCAGCGTCCTCGCCGGGCATATCAAAGGGTCGGTGCGCAGCCATGAAGACGTGGTTGCGCGGTTTGGCGGCGACGAGTTCTGCATCCTGATCAACATCCACCACCGTGACGAAGCGCGGCACATGGCCCAGCGCATCATGCAGAAGATGAAAGACCCGATAGAGTTGGCCGGGCGGCGCATGGTGATGACCACCAGCATCGGCATCAGCCTGTTCCCGGACGATGGGCAGACCTGCGAAGAGCTGCTGAAAACCGCTGACCTGGCGCTGTACCAATCCAAAGACAGCGGCCGCAATACCCTGAACTTCTTCAGCTCCAACCTGAAAACCCGCGCCTTTCTCGAACTGCAACTGGAAGAAGAGCTGCGTGGCGCACTGCGGGCCAGAAACCAGCTGGTGTTGTTCTACCAACCGATCTTCGACATGAAACTGGGCAAAGTCTCGCGCCTGGAGGCCTTGGTGCGCTGGCAACACCCGACACACGGCCTGTTGGCTCCGGACCGGTTTATCGGGATCGCCGAAAGCAACGGCCTGATTGCCGAACTGGACCACTGGGTGTTGCGCCAGGCCTGTCACGATCTGAGCCTGTTGTCTGACCGGGGCTACTACGAACTGACCATGGCGGTGAACTGCTCGGCCTTGAACATGGCCCGCGACGAACTGGCCGATGAAATCGAAGACGCACTGCGTTTCGCCGGTGTAGCGGCCCACCGCCTGGAACTGGAAGTCACCGAAAACGCGCTGATGGGCAATATCAGCAGCACCCTGGCGCTGCTGCGCCAGATCCGTGCACTGGGTGTTTCACTGGCCATCGATGATTTCGGCACCGGCTATTCCTCCCTCGCCTACCTTAAGCGCCTGCCGCTCAATACCTTGAAGATTGATCGCTCGTTTATCCAGGACATCCCCAAATCCACTGCCGACATCGAGATCGTCCAGGCGATTATCGGCATGGCCCACACCCTGCACCTGCAGGTGGTCACCGAAGGCGTGGAAACCCAGGCGCAGTTCGAGTTGCTGCTCAAGCATGGCTGCGATTTCGTCCAGGGCTACCTGCTCAGCCCGGCGGTGTGCGCCGCCGACATCATCGGCGTGATCCAAGGCATTGAAAGGCACAACCCGCTGCATGCGTTGAGCGCGGCGGGCGCGACGGACATTTGCGCCCCCAAGGCGCCCTCCCCCGGCCGTGCCGGTTCCACCTCGGTGGTGCGGCCAATCCGCTGA
- the rapA gene encoding RNA polymerase-associated protein RapA, giving the protein MAQQYQPGQRWISDSEAELGLGTVLAQDGRLLTVLYPATGDTRQYALRNAPLTRVRFSPGDTITHFEGWKMTVQEVDDVDGLLVYHGLNGQNEQVTLPETQLSNFIQFRLASDRLFAGQIDPLAWFSLRYHTLEHTSRQLQSSLWGLGGVRAQPIAHQLHIAREVADRIAPRVLLADEVGLGKTIEAGLVIHRQLLSGRANRVLILVPENLQHQWLVEMRRRFNLQVALFDEERFIESDAANPFEDTQLALVALEWLVDDEKAQDALFAAGWDLLVVDEAHHLVWHEEKASAEYALVEQLAEVIPGVLLLTATPEQLGQDSHFARLRLLDPNRFHDLAAFRAESENYRPVAEAVQELMDKGRLSPAAHKTIQGFLGDEGEALLTAVNDGDTEASARLVRELLDRHGTGRVLFRNTRAAVQGFPERKLHAYPLANPDEYLELPLGEHAELYPEVSFQAQPDIEEENRWWRFDPRVEWLIDQLKMLKRTKVLVICAHAETAMDLEDALRVRSGIPATVFHEGMNILERDRAAAYFADEEFGAQVLICSEIGSEGRNFQFSHHLVLFDLPSHPDLLEQRIGRLDRIGQKHVIELHVPYLETSPQERLFQWYNEALNAFLNTCPTGNALQHQFGPRLLPLLEAADDGEWQALIDEARTERERLEQELHTGRDRLLELNSGGAGEGDALVEDILEQDDQFALPIYMETLFDAFGIDSEDHSENALILKPSEKMLDASFPLGDDEGVTITYDRNQALSREDMQFITWEHPMVQGGMDLVLSGSMGNTAVALIKNKALKPGTVLLELLYVSEVVAPRALQLGRYLPPAALRCLLDANGNDLSSRVSFVTLNDQLESVPRASANKFIQAQRDQLTPRINAGEEKITPQHAERVAEAKRRLAADTDEELARLTALQAVNPTVRDSELVALRNQREQGLAMLDKAALRLEAIRVLVAG; this is encoded by the coding sequence ATGGCGCAGCAGTATCAACCGGGGCAACGCTGGATTAGTGACAGCGAAGCAGAGCTGGGGTTAGGCACCGTTCTGGCACAGGACGGCCGCTTGTTGACCGTGCTCTATCCGGCCACTGGCGACACCCGCCAGTATGCGCTACGGAATGCGCCCCTCACTCGCGTGCGGTTCTCGCCGGGTGACACCATCACCCATTTCGAAGGCTGGAAAATGACCGTGCAGGAAGTCGACGACGTCGACGGCCTGCTGGTGTACCACGGCCTCAATGGGCAGAACGAGCAGGTCACCCTGCCGGAAACCCAACTCTCCAATTTCATCCAGTTCCGCCTGGCCAGCGACCGTCTGTTCGCCGGGCAGATCGACCCGCTGGCCTGGTTCTCGCTGCGCTACCACACCCTGGAACACACCAGCCGCCAATTGCAGTCTTCGCTGTGGGGCCTGGGTGGCGTGCGTGCGCAACCGATTGCCCACCAATTGCACATCGCCCGTGAAGTCGCCGACCGTATCGCGCCGCGGGTATTGCTGGCCGACGAAGTAGGCCTGGGCAAGACCATCGAAGCCGGCCTGGTGATCCATCGCCAACTGCTGTCGGGCCGCGCCAACCGCGTGCTGATCCTGGTCCCGGAAAACCTGCAACACCAATGGCTGGTGGAAATGCGCCGCCGCTTCAACCTGCAGGTTGCGCTGTTTGACGAAGAACGCTTCATTGAAAGCGATGCCGCCAACCCATTCGAAGACACCCAGCTTGCCCTGGTGGCACTGGAATGGCTGGTGGACGACGAGAAGGCCCAGGACGCGCTGTTCGCCGCCGGCTGGGACCTGCTGGTGGTCGACGAAGCTCACCACCTGGTCTGGCACGAAGAAAAGGCCAGCGCCGAATACGCCCTGGTCGAGCAACTGGCCGAAGTGATTCCTGGCGTGCTGCTGCTGACCGCCACCCCGGAACAATTGGGCCAGGACAGCCACTTCGCCCGCCTGCGCCTGCTGGACCCGAACCGCTTCCACGACCTGGCCGCCTTCCGCGCCGAGAGCGAGAACTATCGCCCGGTGGCCGAAGCCGTGCAGGAACTGATGGACAAGGGCCGCCTGTCGCCAGCCGCCCACAAGACCATCCAGGGTTTCCTCGGTGACGAAGGCGAAGCCCTGCTCACCGCCGTCAACGATGGTGACACCGAAGCCAGCGCACGCCTGGTGCGCGAGTTGCTCGACCGCCACGGCACCGGCCGCGTGCTGTTCCGCAACACCCGCGCCGCCGTGCAGGGTTTCCCGGAGCGCAAGCTGCACGCCTACCCGCTGGCGAACCCGGACGAATACCTCGAATTGCCGCTGGGCGAGCACGCCGAGTTGTACCCGGAAGTCAGCTTCCAGGCGCAACCGGACATTGAGGAAGAAAACCGCTGGTGGCGCTTCGACCCACGGGTCGAATGGCTGATCGACCAGCTGAAAATGCTCAAGCGCACCAAGGTCCTGGTGATCTGCGCCCACGCTGAAACCGCCATGGACCTGGAAGACGCCCTGCGCGTGCGCTCCGGCATTCCGGCCACGGTATTCCACGAGGGCATGAACATCCTCGAGCGTGACCGCGCCGCCGCCTACTTCGCCGATGAAGAGTTCGGCGCCCAGGTGCTGATCTGCTCCGAGATCGGCAGCGAAGGCCGCAACTTCCAGTTCTCCCACCACTTGGTGCTGTTCGACCTGCCGTCTCACCCGGACCTGCTGGAACAGCGGATCGGCCGTCTGGACCGGATCGGCCAGAAACACGTGATCGAACTGCACGTGCCGTACCTGGAGACCAGCCCGCAAGAGCGCCTGTTCCAGTGGTACAACGAGGCGCTGAATGCATTCCTCAACACCTGCCCGACCGGCAACGCCTTGCAGCATCAGTTCGGCCCACGCCTGCTGCCGCTGCTGGAAGCAGCCGACGACGGCGAGTGGCAAGCCCTGATCGACGAAGCCCGCACCGAGCGCGAGCGCCTGGAGCAAGAGCTGCACACCGGTCGCGACCGCTTGCTGGAACTCAACTCCGGCGGTGCCGGGGAAGGCGACGCGCTGGTCGAGGACATCCTGGAGCAAGACGATCAGTTCGCCCTGCCGATCTACATGGAAACCCTGTTCGATGCGTTCGGCATCGACAGCGAAGACCATTCGGAAAACGCCCTGATCCTGAAGCCGAGCGAAAAAATGCTCGACGCCAGCTTCCCCCTCGGCGACGACGAAGGCGTGACCATCACCTACGACCGCAACCAGGCACTGTCACGTGAAGACATGCAGTTCATCACCTGGGAACACCCGATGGTGCAGGGCGGCATGGACTTGGTGCTGTCCGGTTCGATGGGCAACACCGCCGTGGCCCTGATCAAGAACAAGGCGCTGAAACCGGGCACCGTGTTGCTGGAACTGCTCTACGTCAGCGAAGTGGTCGCACCGCGCGCCCTGCAACTGGGCCGCTACCTGCCGCCGGCCGCCTTGCGCTGCTTGCTGGATGCCAATGGCAATGACCTGTCGAGCCGTGTGTCGTTCGTGACGCTCAACGACCAGTTGGAAAGCGTGCCACGGGCCAGCGCCAACAAGTTTATCCAGGCCCAGCGCGACCAGCTGACGCCACGGATCAACGCCGGCGAAGAGAAGATCACCCCGCAGCACGCCGAGCGTGTGGCCGAGGCCAAGCGTCGCCTGGCAGCGGACACCGACGAAGAACTGGCACGCCTGACCGCGTTGCAAGCGGTCAACCCAACCGTGCGTGACAGTGAGTTGGTGGCGTTGCGCAATCAGCGCGAGCAAGGTTTGGCGATGCTGGACAAAGCCGCGCTGCGGTTGGAAGCGATTCGAGTCCTGGTCGCAGGCTAG
- a CDS encoding DUF2288 domain-containing protein: protein MTQEPSTLYAKLLGETAEISWKELEPFFAKGALLWVDAGLDLIEAAEGMAEDNRDKVASWLASGSLGEVSATRALDLVERDPSLWAVVVSPWILIQERAAQES from the coding sequence ATGACGCAAGAACCTAGCACCCTCTATGCCAAGCTGCTCGGTGAAACCGCCGAAATTTCCTGGAAGGAGCTTGAACCGTTCTTTGCCAAGGGTGCCCTATTGTGGGTCGACGCCGGCCTGGATTTGATCGAGGCCGCCGAAGGAATGGCCGAAGATAACCGTGACAAAGTCGCCTCCTGGCTGGCCTCGGGGAGCCTGGGCGAAGTGTCTGCGACGCGGGCATTGGACCTGGTGGAACGTGATCCAAGCCTATGGGCGGTGGTGGTTTCGCCGTGGATTCTGATCCAGGAAAGGGCAGCACAAGAAAGCTAG
- a CDS encoding MFS transporter — MQNSTQAANAWRILFLLFLANLFNFFDRTIPAIIIEPIRMEWHLSDFQLGIIGTAFTIVYAIAGLPLGRLADTGSRSKLMGWGLFAWSGLTAVNGLVGSFWSFLLVRMGIGIGEASYAPAANSLIGDLFPAHRRARAMGIFMLGLPLGLLLAFFTIGWMVKAFDSWRAPFFIAAVPGMILAVFMFYIKEPKRGAAETVQVSQARVDRPIRRVLAVPTFLWLVLAGLCFNFATYACNSFLVPMLQRYFLMPLQDAAVATGVIVGLTGLVGLTLGGWVADKIHQRVANGRLLFAAFSLIISTVTTAWALHAGRIEIGVFVALFSVGWLFAYNFYTCVYTAIQDVVEPRLRATAMALFFAGLYLLGGGMGPIVVGGLSDHFAHSAMYAAGAEQMTEAYKAVGLHDAMYLIPVALLLTMLFLFQASRCFVRDAKKMKEGLGGIEVPASAVTA, encoded by the coding sequence ATGCAGAACTCGACCCAAGCGGCGAATGCCTGGCGCATTCTGTTCCTGCTGTTCCTCGCCAATTTATTCAACTTCTTCGATCGCACCATTCCCGCGATCATCATCGAGCCGATCCGCATGGAATGGCACCTGAGCGACTTCCAGCTCGGCATCATCGGTACCGCCTTCACCATCGTCTATGCCATCGCCGGCCTGCCCCTCGGGCGCCTGGCCGATACCGGTTCGCGCAGCAAATTGATGGGCTGGGGCCTGTTCGCCTGGAGTGGGCTGACGGCGGTCAATGGCCTGGTCGGCAGTTTCTGGAGCTTTTTGCTGGTGCGCATGGGCATCGGTATCGGCGAAGCCAGCTACGCCCCGGCGGCCAACTCGCTGATCGGCGACCTGTTTCCTGCCCATCGCCGTGCCCGGGCGATGGGCATTTTCATGCTCGGCTTGCCCCTGGGCCTGTTGTTGGCCTTCTTCACTATCGGTTGGATGGTCAAGGCGTTCGACAGCTGGCGCGCGCCGTTCTTTATCGCCGCCGTGCCGGGGATGATCCTTGCGGTGTTCATGTTCTATATCAAGGAGCCCAAGCGCGGCGCCGCTGAAACCGTGCAAGTCTCCCAGGCGCGCGTCGACCGCCCGATCCGTCGCGTGCTGGCGGTGCCGACGTTCCTTTGGCTGGTGCTGGCCGGGCTGTGTTTCAACTTCGCTACCTATGCCTGCAACTCGTTCCTGGTGCCGATGCTACAGCGCTACTTCCTGATGCCATTGCAGGATGCAGCGGTCGCCACGGGCGTGATTGTCGGCCTGACCGGCTTGGTGGGCCTGACCCTGGGCGGTTGGGTGGCCGACAAGATTCATCAGCGGGTTGCCAACGGCCGCCTGCTGTTCGCGGCGTTCAGCCTGATCATTTCCACCGTCACCACGGCCTGGGCGTTGCACGCCGGGCGTATCGAGATCGGGGTGTTCGTGGCGTTGTTCAGTGTGGGCTGGCTGTTTGCCTATAACTTCTACACCTGCGTGTACACGGCGATTCAAGACGTGGTCGAGCCGCGTCTGCGGGCCACGGCGATGGCGCTGTTTTTTGCCGGGTTGTACTTGCTGGGCGGCGGCATGGGGCCGATCGTGGTGGGGGGCTTGTCCGATCATTTCGCCCATTCGGCGATGTATGCGGCGGGGGCGGAGCAGATGACCGAGGCGTACAAGGCAGTGGGGTTGCATGACGCCATGTATCTGATCCCGGTGGCGCTGTTGCTGACCATGCTGTTTCTGTTCCAGGCGTCGCGGTGTTTTGTGCGTGATGCCAAGAAGATGAAGGAGGGGCTGGGGGGTATTGAGGTGCCGGCTTCGGCGGTTACAGCTTGA
- a CDS encoding high-affinity branched-chain amino acid ABC transporter permease LivM, with product MSRYLKSAFFSALLVWAVAFPVLGLKLSIVGINLEVHGTGPVTLTIIALCSVLMFLRVLFTQQVGALFKGNRGPLVSPKVSQFLTLPRTQRYIIIALIIAALIWPFFGSRGAVDIATLILIYVLLGLGLNIVVGLAGLLDLGYVGFYAVGAYTYALLSHYLGWSFWICLPLAGMAAATFGFLLGFPVLRLRGDYLAIVTLGFGEIIRLFLRNLTDITGGPNGISSIPKPTFFGLTFDRSAAEGMQTFHEYFGIDYNPVSKVVFLYLVALLLALAALFVINRLLRMPIGRAWEALREDEIACRALGLNPTIIKLSAFTLGAAFAGFAGSFFAARQGLVTPESFTFIESAIILAIVVLGGMGSQLGVILAAIVMILLPEMMREFSEYRMLMFGAMMVLMMIWRPQGLLPMQRPHMELRK from the coding sequence ATGAGCAGATATCTTAAATCGGCGTTCTTCAGCGCCCTGCTGGTGTGGGCCGTGGCCTTTCCGGTACTCGGCCTCAAGCTGAGCATTGTCGGCATCAACCTGGAAGTGCATGGCACCGGTCCCGTGACCCTGACCATCATCGCCTTGTGTTCGGTGCTGATGTTCCTGCGCGTGTTGTTCACCCAACAGGTCGGTGCCTTGTTCAAGGGCAACCGTGGGCCGTTGGTATCGCCCAAGGTCAGCCAATTCCTGACCCTGCCGCGTACCCAGCGCTACATCATCATCGCGTTGATCATCGCCGCATTGATCTGGCCGTTCTTCGGCTCGCGCGGCGCCGTCGACATCGCCACCCTGATCCTGATCTACGTGTTGCTGGGCCTGGGCCTGAACATCGTGGTGGGCCTGGCCGGTCTGCTCGACCTCGGTTATGTGGGTTTCTATGCGGTGGGTGCCTACACCTACGCGCTGCTCTCGCACTACCTGGGCTGGAGCTTCTGGATCTGCCTGCCACTGGCGGGCATGGCGGCGGCGACGTTCGGCTTCCTGCTGGGCTTCCCGGTATTGCGCTTGCGCGGTGACTACCTGGCGATCGTGACCTTGGGCTTCGGGGAAATCATCCGACTGTTCCTGCGTAACCTGACCGACATCACCGGTGGCCCGAACGGCATCAGCAGCATCCCCAAGCCGACCTTCTTCGGGCTGACGTTCGACCGCAGCGCCGCAGAAGGCATGCAGACCTTCCACGAGTATTTCGGGATCGACTACAACCCGGTAAGCAAAGTGGTGTTCCTGTACCTGGTGGCGCTGTTGCTGGCGTTGGCGGCCTTGTTCGTGATCAACCGTTTGCTGCGCATGCCGATCGGCCGTGCGTGGGAAGCGTTGCGCGAAGATGAGATCGCCTGCCGTGCCCTGGGCCTGAACCCGACCATCATCAAGCTCTCCGCCTTCACCCTGGGTGCTGCGTTCGCCGGTTTCGCCGGCAGCTTCTTCGCCGCGCGCCAAGGCCTGGTCACCCCGGAGTCGTTCACCTTTATCGAGTCGGCGATCATCCTCGCCATCGTGGTACTGGGTGGCATGGGCTCGCAGTTGGGCGTCATTCTGGCGGCAATCGTGATGATCCTGCTGCCGGAAATGATGCGTGAGTTCAGCGAATACCGCATGTTGATGTTCGGCGCCATGATGGTGCTGATGATGATCTGGCGTCCTCAAGGCCTGCTCCCTATGCAACGTCCACACATGGAGCTGCGCAAATGA
- a CDS encoding YkgJ family cysteine cluster protein, with amino-acid sequence MSEASPCLSCGACCSHFRVSFFWGECASSGGTVPDDLVVQINPTRVAMIGTDQKPVRCCSLEGEVGKGTSCSIYTQRSSTCREFEASWHEGVHNADCDAARAAFGLPPLEAPFELDLPISA; translated from the coding sequence ATGTCCGAAGCCAGTCCGTGCCTGAGTTGCGGTGCCTGCTGTTCACACTTTCGCGTGTCTTTTTTCTGGGGTGAGTGCGCCTCGTCCGGAGGGACGGTACCCGACGATCTGGTGGTACAGATCAACCCGACCCGCGTGGCGATGATCGGCACCGACCAGAAACCCGTACGCTGCTGCAGCCTTGAAGGTGAAGTGGGCAAGGGCACCAGTTGCTCGATCTACACGCAACGCTCGAGTACCTGCCGCGAATTTGAAGCGTCCTGGCACGAGGGCGTGCACAACGCCGATTGCGATGCAGCCCGCGCCGCCTTCGGCCTGCCGCCCCTGGAAGCGCCCTTCGAGCTGGATCTGCCCATCAGCGCTTAG
- a CDS encoding branched-chain amino acid ABC transporter substrate-binding protein, with the protein MNKATKQISKLFAAMVLAGVAGHSFAADTIKIGIAGPKTGPVTQYGDMQFVGAKQAIKDINAKGGVDGKMLEAKEYDDACDPKQAVAVANKVVNDGVKFVVGHLCSSSTQPASDIYEDEGVIMITPAATSPDITARGYKLVFRTIGLDSAQGPAAGNYIADHVKPKVVAVLHDKQQYGEGIATAVKQTLEKKGTKVAVFEGLNAGDKDFSSIIQKLKQANVDFVYYGGYHPELGLILRQAQEKGLKAKFMGPEGVGNDSISQIAQGASEGLLVTLPKSFDAEPENKAIVDAIKADGKDPSGPFVFPAYSAVELIAGGIAAAKSEDTAKVAAAIHAGTFKTPTGDLSFDAKGDLKDFKFVVYEWHFGKPKTEVSPQ; encoded by the coding sequence ATGAATAAGGCTACTAAGCAGATTTCCAAACTGTTTGCCGCTATGGTCCTGGCTGGGGTTGCCGGCCATTCGTTTGCAGCCGACACCATCAAGATCGGCATCGCCGGCCCGAAGACCGGCCCGGTTACGCAATACGGCGACATGCAGTTCGTAGGCGCAAAACAAGCGATCAAAGACATCAATGCCAAGGGCGGCGTCGATGGCAAGATGCTTGAAGCCAAGGAATACGATGACGCTTGCGATCCAAAACAAGCCGTTGCCGTAGCCAACAAAGTGGTCAACGATGGCGTCAAGTTCGTGGTCGGTCACCTCTGCTCCAGCTCCACTCAGCCAGCGTCGGACATCTATGAAGACGAAGGCGTCATCATGATCACCCCGGCCGCTACCAGCCCGGACATCACCGCCCGTGGCTACAAGCTGGTCTTCCGCACCATCGGCCTGGACAGCGCCCAGGGCCCAGCGGCCGGCAACTACATCGCCGACCACGTGAAGCCGAAAGTCGTTGCCGTACTGCACGACAAACAGCAATACGGTGAAGGCATCGCCACCGCCGTCAAACAGACCCTTGAGAAGAAAGGCACCAAGGTTGCCGTCTTCGAAGGCCTGAACGCCGGCGACAAAGACTTCTCCTCGATCATCCAGAAGCTCAAGCAAGCCAACGTCGACTTCGTCTACTACGGCGGCTACCACCCAGAGCTGGGCCTGATCCTGCGCCAAGCCCAGGAAAAAGGCCTGAAAGCCAAGTTCATGGGTCCGGAAGGCGTCGGCAACGACTCCATCTCGCAAATCGCCCAAGGCGCTTCCGAAGGCCTGCTGGTCACCCTGCCGAAGTCGTTCGACGCCGAGCCTGAGAACAAGGCCATCGTTGACGCCATCAAGGCTGACGGCAAGGACCCAAGCGGCCCGTTCGTGTTCCCGGCCTACTCCGCCGTTGAGCTGATCGCCGGCGGTATCGCTGCCGCGAAGAGCGAAGACACCGCCAAAGTGGCAGCCGCCATCCACGCGGGCACGTTCAAGACCCCTACCGGCGACCTGAGCTTTGACGCCAAGGGCGACCTGAAGGACTTCAAGTTCGTGGTCTACGAATGGCACTTCGGCAAACCAAAAACCGAAGTTTCCCCTCAGTAA
- the livH gene encoding high-affinity branched-chain amino acid ABC transporter permease LivH, translated as MPEIYHFFQQLVNGLTIGSTYALIAIGYTMVYGIIGMINFAHGEVYMIGSYVAFIALAGLAMMGIHSLPLLMTAAFIASIVVTSAYGYSIERVAYRPLRGSNRLIPLISAIGMSIFLQNTVLLSQDSKDKSIPNLIPGSFSFGPGGAEEVLISYMQILVFVVTLVAMLGLTLFISRSRLGRACRACAEDIKMANLLGINTNNIIALTFVIGAALAAVAAVLLSMQYGVINPNAGFLVGLKAFTAAVLGGIGSIPGAMLGGLVLGVAEAFGADIFGDQYKDVVAFGLLVLVLLFRPTGILGRPEVEKV; from the coding sequence ATGCCTGAGATCTATCATTTTTTCCAACAGCTGGTTAATGGCCTGACCATTGGCAGCACCTATGCCTTGATAGCCATTGGCTACACAATGGTTTACGGCATCATTGGAATGATCAACTTCGCCCATGGCGAGGTGTACATGATTGGTTCCTACGTGGCCTTTATCGCCCTTGCCGGGCTGGCCATGATGGGAATCCACTCCCTGCCGCTGTTGATGACCGCCGCGTTTATCGCGTCAATCGTTGTAACCAGTGCCTACGGCTACAGTATCGAGCGTGTTGCCTATCGTCCCTTGCGTGGCAGCAACCGTTTGATCCCGTTGATTTCCGCCATCGGCATGTCGATTTTCCTACAGAACACCGTATTGCTGTCCCAGGATTCCAAGGATAAATCCATCCCCAACCTGATCCCTGGGAGCTTCTCCTTCGGCCCGGGCGGCGCGGAGGAAGTGCTGATTTCCTACATGCAGATCCTGGTCTTCGTCGTCACCCTGGTGGCCATGCTGGGCCTGACCCTGTTCATCTCCCGCTCCCGTCTGGGGCGCGCCTGCCGGGCCTGCGCCGAAGACATCAAGATGGCCAACCTGCTGGGCATCAATACCAACAACATCATCGCCCTGACCTTCGTGATCGGTGCCGCGCTGGCGGCGGTCGCGGCGGTGCTGCTGAGCATGCAGTACGGCGTGATCAACCCCAACGCCGGTTTCCTGGTAGGCCTCAAGGCCTTTACCGCAGCGGTATTGGGCGGCATCGGCAGTATCCCGGGCGCGATGCTCGGTGGCCTGGTGCTGGGTGTGGCCGAAGCCTTTGGCGCCGACATCTTCGGCGACCAGTACAAGGACGTCGTGGCGTTCGGCCTGTTGGTTCTGGTGCTGTTGTTCCGTCCGACCGGCATTCTGGGCCGTCCGGAGGTTGAGAAAGTATGA